One genomic window of Branchiostoma floridae strain S238N-H82 chromosome 4, Bfl_VNyyK, whole genome shotgun sequence includes the following:
- the LOC118414772 gene encoding GFP-like fluorescent chromoprotein dsFP483, with protein MPLPKTHELHIFGSFNGVKFDMVGEGTGNPNEGSEELKLKSTNGPLKFSPYILVPHLGYAFNQYLPFPDGMSPFQAAMQDESGYQVHRTLQYEDGAFVTANLRYTYEGSHIKGEFQVIGTGFPPDGPVMTNKLTALDWSVVKFVYPNDKTILSTFDKTYTTTDGKRYQCTFRENNTFAKPMAADILQKQPMFIFHKTELQHSNNAELTFKEKQTAFSDMK; from the exons ATG CCTCTTCCAAAGACCCACGAGTTGCACATCTTTGGTTCCTTCAATGGTGTTAAGTTTGACATGGTTGGTGAAGGCACCGGTAACCCTAATGAG GGGTCTGAGGAGCTAAAACTGAAGTCCACCAATGGTCCCCTGAAGTTCTCCCCCTACATCCTGGTCCCTCACCTCGGGTACGCTTTCAACCAGTACCTGCCCTTCCCCGACGGGATGTCTCCTTTCCAGGCCGCCATGCAGGACGAATCGGG gtaTCAAGTGCATCGCACGTTGCAGTATGAAGACGGTGCCTTCGTGACTGCTAACTTACGCTACACCTACGAGGGAAGTCACATCAAAGGGGAGTTCCAG GTGATCGGGACCGGTTTTCCTCCTGATGGTCCTGTGATGACCAACAAGCTCACCGCTTTGGACTGGAGCGTGGTCAAGTTTGTGTACCCCAACGACAAGACCATCCTCAGCACTTTCGACAAAACCTACAC CACCACCGATGGCAAACGCTACCAGTGCACATTTCGTGAAAACAACACCTTCGCCAAGCCGATGGCGGCCGACATCCTGCAGAAGCAGCCGATGTTCATTTTCCATAAGACGGAGCTCCAGCACTCTAACAACGCCGAGCTCACCTTCAAGGAGAAGCAGACAGCCTTCTCCGATATGAAGTGA
- the LOC118414773 gene encoding GFP-like fluorescent chromoprotein dsFP483: MPLPKTHELHIFGSFNGVEFDMVGRGIGNPNEGSEELNAKFTKGPLKFSPYILVPHLGYAYYQYLPFPDGMSPFQAAMHDGSGYQVHRTIQYEDGASVTAHYRYTYEGSHIKGEFQVIGTGFPPDGPVMTNKLTAMDWSVTKMLYPNDKTILSTADCSYTTTAGKRYQSKMRENNTFAKPMAADILQKQPMFVFRKSELQHSKTELTFKEWQKAFTDVM, from the exons ATG CCTCTTCCAAAGACCCACGAGTTGCACATCTTTGGTTCCTTCAATGGTGTTGAGTTTGACATGGTTGGTCGCGGCATCGGCAACCCTAATGAG GGGTCTGAGGAACTTAACGCGAAGTTCACCAAGGGTCCCCTCAAGTTCTCCCCCTACATACTGGTCCCTCACCTCGGGTACGCTTACTACCAGTACCTGCCCTTCCCTGACGGGATGTCGCCTTTCCAGGCCGCCATGCACGACGGCTCGGG ctaTCAAGTGCATCGCACGATTCAGTATGAAGACGGTGCCTCCGTGACTGCCCACTACCGCTACACCTACGAGGGAAGCCACATCAAAGGGGAGTTTCAG GTGATCGGGACCGGATTTCCTCCTGACGGTCCTGTGATGACCAACAAGCTCACCGCTATGGACTGGAGCGTGACCAAGATGCTGTACCCGAACGACAAGACCATCCTCAGCACTGCCGACTGTAGCTACAC CACCACCGCGGGCAAACGCTACCAGAGCAAAATGCGTGAAAACAACACCTTCGCCAAGCCGATGGCGGCCGACATCCTGCAGAAGCAGCCGATGTTCGTGTTCCGTAAGTCGGAGCTCCAGCACTCCAAGACCGAGCTCACCTTCAAGGAGTGGCAGAAAGCCTTCACCGATGTGATGTGA